One part of the Silurus meridionalis isolate SWU-2019-XX chromosome 26, ASM1480568v1, whole genome shotgun sequence genome encodes these proteins:
- the LOC124379736 gene encoding protein phosphatase 1 regulatory subunit 29-like: MATRKFCLSKATSPALLFISLALFFVLQPTLVRGDCWLIEGDKGYVWLAICSQNQPPYETIPQHINNTVHDLRLNENKLKAIFFSSMSRFTNLTDLNLTKNEISYIEDGAFAGQANLQVLQLGYNKLTNLTEGMLRGLGRMHSLFLQHNLIEVIATNAFWESPSLSSLDLSSNKLAKLDHTTFTVLGRLMVCELAGNPFHCGCELYNFLNWLDMFNNVTHTYDRLQCETPKELSGYPLLSPAASHIRNAHSILTSICKDGVIIPGMTSLPPDLESSGIGSDIHNQMGRYDQPTTSSTAIPLYSPSIKLHSVSLSSASLLVQIPRPYSKMYILVQYNHSYVSDIMNLKKKKEIVTLNTLKPHTNYTFCVASIRNSQRYNHTCLEFPTRSPGPDDLRVGPSTTTHYIMTILGCLFGMVIVLGLVYYCLRRRRIQEEKENSISVKKTILEMRYGPEAAAAAAKDPSVLQKLQEQVHHQHYHSKLSQSTSSSMGMLHSSANTSSSRLSTLPQADKLATAFSESMTSSKGNYMDVRGEERLKDGAMPVLEDKLRREVNGIDAEEDSDDGGHGSTSEISTIAKEVDKVNQIINNCIDALKLDSGVAATVAENSSSPPLQCSTSSSRGLIPLSPTTKDTCPIMSSPKIPHLPPVPLVMPLSERPGISGGGFLSPPYRDPPPVTAARPLQRQLSADAAVVALNVKNHCAVPSGAPSKNARVFSLDVPEPRSPDSCKFAEKGSPVRCGEPLDRLPLVGVQGGNTSRGEGGNGGGGGAGGGSGGSGGCGGVVPAQQHLLEVHPDYHCSEHRHSFPALYYEGAANSPAQKASFLKPLSRTKRDTAYSQLSPRHHNYSGYSSSPEYSSETTLKIWERFRPYKKSPRQDAYVAAGHALRKKVQFAKDEDLHDILDFWKGVSAQQKL; this comes from the coding sequence ATGGCCACCAGAAAATTCTGCCTCTCTAAAGCCACCTCTCCTGCCCTCTTATTCATTTCTCTTGcccttttttttgtcctccaaCCAACATTAGTGAGGGGTGACTGCTGGCTTATTGAGGGTGATAAAGGATATGTGTGGTTGGCGATCTGCAGCCAGAACCAGCCACCGTATGAAACAATCCCTCAGCACATTAACAACACTGTGCATGACCTCCGTCTGAACGAGAACAAGCTGAAGGCCATATTTTTTAGCTCCATGAGTCGTTTCACAAACCTCACCGATCTCAACCTCACCAAGAACGAGATATCATACATAGAGGATGGTGCCTTTGCTGGACAAGCGAACCTTCAAGTGCTGCAACTGGGCTACAACAAGCTAACAAATCTTACAGAGGGGATGCTGAGAGGCCTGGGAAGAATGCATAGCTTGTTTTTGCAGCACAACCTGATCGAAGTGATTGCCACCAATGCTTTCTGGGAGAGTCCCAGTCTGAGCAGCCTGGACCTGTCCTCCAACAAGCTGGCCAAGTTGGACCACACCACCTTTACAGTTCTTGGACGTCTAATGGTGTGTGAACTGGCAGGGAATCCTTTTCACTGTGGCTGTGAGCTGTACAACTTCCTAAACTGGCTGGACATGTTTAATAACGTCACACACACCTACGACAGGCTGCAATGCGAAACCCCAAAGGAACTTTCTGGATATCCTTTACTAAGTCCAGCAGCCAGCCACATCCGCAATGCCCATTCTATCTTAACATCCATTTGCAAAGATGGAGTCATTATTCCTGGGATGACCTCCCTGCCTCCAGATTTGGAATCTTCTGGAATAGGTTCGGATATCCACAACCAAATGGGACGATATGATCAACCCACGACTTCGTCAACTGCGATTCCATTGTACAGTCCAAGCATCAAGCTGCATTCTGTTTCCCTGTCATCAGCCTCATTACTAGTTCAGATCCCTCGACCTTATAGCAAGATGTATATCCTAGTGCAGTACAATCACAGCTATGTGTCCGATATTATGAacctaaagaaaaagaaagagatcgTCACACTTAACACACTGAAACCCCACACAAATTACACCTTCTGTGTCGCCTCGATTCGTAACTCACAGCGCTACAACCACACTTGTTTGGAATTTCCCACAAGATCTCCAGGACCCGATGACCTGCGCGTTGGGCCGTCGACCACCACCCACTACATAATGACCATTCTGGGCTGTCTGTTTGGCATGGTCATCGTGTTGGGTTTGGTGTACTACTGCCTACGCAGGAGACGGATtcaggaggagaaagagaactcTATAAGTGTCAAAAAAACTATCTTAGAAATGCGTTACGGTCCTGAGGCAGCAGCTGCCGCAGCCAAAGATCCCTCAGTTTTGCAAAAGCTTCAGGAACAAGTTCACCATCAGCACTACCACAGCAAGTTGTCCCAGTCCACTTCCTCTAGCATGGGAATGCTCCACAGTTCTGCCAACACCAGTTCCTCTCGGCTCTCGACACTTCCCCAGGCAGACAAGTTGGCCACTGCTTTCTCAGAGTCGATGACCAGCAGTAAGGGAAACTACATGGATGTAAGAGGAGAGGAACGACTCAAGGATGGAGCTATGCCGGTTTTGGAGGATAAGTTAAGGAGGGAAGTTAATGGAATAGATGCAGAGGAAGACTCGGATGATGGTGGTCACGGATCAACATCTGAGATCTCCACTATTGCAAAGGAGGTGGACAAAGTAAACCAGATCATTAACAACTGCATAGATGCTCTTAAGCTGGATTCTGGAGTTGCAGCCACTGTAGCTGAGAACTCCTCTTCTCCACCTCTGCAGTGTAGCACCTCCTCCTCCAGAGGACTCATCCCACTTTCTCCAACCACAAAAGACACATGCCCAATCATGTCTTCTCCAAAAATCCCCCATTTACCCCCGGTGCCTCTAGTCATGCCTCTGTCTGAGAGGCCGGGAATCAGTGGAGGTGGTTTTCTATCCCCTCCCTACAGGGACCCACCTCCTGTTACAGCAGCGCGACCTCTACAACGGCAACTGAGTGCCGATGCAGCTGTTGTTGCACTCAATGTAAAGAATCACTGTGCTGTCCCCTCTGGAGCACCCAGTAAGAATGCCCGGGTCTTTAGCCTAGATGTTCCTGAGCCTCGAAGTCCAGATTCCTGCAAGTTTGCAGAAAAAGGCAGTCCTGTTCGGTGCGGGGAGCCCCTCGATAGGCTTCCTCTGGTGGGTGTTCAAGGGGGCAATACCAGCAGGGGAGAAGGTGGCAACGGGGGAGGAGGGGGAGCCggtggtggcagtggtggttCGGGTGGATGTGGTGGTGTAGTTCCAGCTCAGCAGCACCTCCTGGAGGTGCACCCAGACTACCACTGCTCAGAGCACCGACACTCCTTCCCCGCTCTCTACTACGAGGGTGCCGCCAACTCTCCTGCCCAGAAAGCTTCTTTCCTAAAGCCCCTCTCTCGCACCAAGAGGGATACTGCCTATTCCCAGCTCTCGCCGAGGCACCACAACTATTCGGGATACTCGTCCAGCCCGGAGTACTCATCTGAGACCACTCTGAAGATCTGGGAGCGTTTTCGTCCTTATAAGAAGAGCCCTCGTCAGGATGCCTACGTAGCAGCCGGGCATGCACTTCGGAAGAAAGTGCAGTTTGCCAAAGACGAGGATTTGCATGACATTCTTGACTTTTGGAAAGGAGTGTCTGCCCAGCAGAAACTGTGA